The DNA region GAGCGACGAACCCGACCTCACCGCACTGCGCGAACACGTCCGCGAAGCCCTGCCGGAGTACATGGTGCCCGCCGCGTTCACCGTCATTGACCGGCTCCCGCTGACCGCCAACGGAAAACTCGACCGCTCGGCCCTGCCGGTACCGCAGTTCCGCAGCGAGACGGCCTACCGCGCCCCCGCCAACCCGACGGAGGAGACCATCTGCCAGATCTTCGCGCAGGTGCTCGGCCTGCCCGAGGTCGGCGTCGAGGACGACTTCTTCGACCTGGGCGGCCACTCACTGCTCGCCATGCGCCTGCTCAACCGCATCCGCGCGGAGGTGGGCGTCGAGGTCCAGATCCGCACCCTGTTCAACACACCGACGGTGGCCGGCCTCGCCGAGGTGGTGGCCGTGGAACGGGCCGCGTAGCACCGCCGGGCCTCAGCAACGAGAGGGACACAGATGAGCCAGACCATGGCCGACCAGGCCACCAACCCCTTCGACGACGAGGACGGCAACTACACCGTCCTCGTCAACGCGGCCGGCGAGCACTCGCTGTGGCCCGCAGGCATCCCCGTGCCGGGCGGCTGGCGCGTCATCCACGGGACCGCCCGGCGCGCAGCCTGCCTCGAGTACGTCAACGAGGCATGGCAGCACCTCGGCGCACGTGCGTGACCAGGACCACCCACCCGACTGGAGAACTCATGCCCACGTCCGACCCGTGCGTCTTCGACGACCTGCGCCTGGACCACATCCGCTTCCACGTCCGGAGCATCGACACCACCCTGAACTGGCTGACCGGCGGCTACGGACTCACGGTACGCGCGCTGCCCGTACCCGGGACGGACCCCGGCGGCGAAACCGGGGCACGATCGGTCGAGGTCGGCGCGAACGACATCTCCCTCGTACTCACCGAGCCGGTCACCGAGGACCACCCCGCCGCGCACTACGTGGCACGCCACGGCGACGGAGTGGCCGACATCGCGCTGCGGGTCCCCGACGCCGCGGCCGCCCACGCGGCGGCCGTCGCCCGCGGCGCCCGGTCCGTGACGGCCCCCACCCGGACCGGCGAACTGGTGACCGCCTCGGTCGGCGGATTCGGCGACCTGGTGCACACGTTCGTCGAACGCCCCGACGGAGCACCCGGCCCGGCCGCCCCCGGCATGCGCCCCGCCCCGCAGGACGTCGACACCATGACGAGCAGACTGCGCTCCATCGACCACTTCGCGGTCTGCGTGGCCCCCGGTGACATCGACGACACCGTCGCGTTCTACCAGAACGTGTTCGACTTCGAACTCACCTTCTCCGAGAAACTCCAGATCGGCGCCCAGGCGATGACGACCAAGGTCGTGGAGAGCCGCTCCGGCGACGTGACACTCACCCTGATCGAACCGGACATCACCCAGGAGCCGGGCCACATCAACGAATTCCTCGACCAGCACGGCTGCGCGGGCGTCCAGCACATCGCCTTCGCCACCGACGACATCGTGACCACCGTCGCCGAACTGCGCCGGCGAGGGGTGGCCTTCATGAACACCCCGGACACGTACTACCGCACCCTGATGGACCGGGTGGTCCCCACCCGCTACACGGTGGACGAACTGCACACCGAGGAGATCCTCGTCGACGAGGACCACGGCGGCCAGCTCTACCAGATCTTCGCCAAGTCCGTGCACCCCAGGAACACCGTATTCCTCGAACTCATCGAGCGCATGGGCGCGCAGACCTTCGGCAGCGGCAACATCACCGCCCTCTACGAGGCCGCCGAGCGCCAGCGCGGCGCCACCGGCCCCGAGTCCAAGGCCGCCTGACCACCCCACCCGACGAGCCCGAACGGAAACGAGTACATGGACCTACCTGGCGACCGCGCCCCCCTCTCCACCAACCTCGACATGCTCCGCATGTTCGACAAGGGCGAACACGACGGCTCCTTCGGACCCCGCCACCTGGTCATCCTCGCCTGGCGACTGCTCGGCGAACTCGACCTGGCGCTGTTCCAGGACGCCATCGACGACGTGGTCGCACGCCACGAGATGCTGCGCACCCAGATCGTCCGCGACGACGGCGAGCCCTACCAGAAGGTGTTCCCGCCGAGCTCGCCGGAACTCGTGGTCATCGACCTCCCGCCGGACGAGACCCGCCCACGCGAGGAACAGGCGGACGACTTCGTCAACGAGATCGAGGCCACCACGATGAGCGTGGCCCAACTGCCCCACCTGCGGGTCGTGCTCGGCAGGATCGACGAGAGGGACGCCGTGTGCGTCCTGGTCACCCACCACGTCGCGAGCGACGGCGTATCCCTCCAGGTGATCATCCGCGACCTCGCCACCTTCTACGCCACCCGCAAGGGCTTCCCCGTCGAACCCCCCACGCCGGCCAGACAGTACCGGGAATTCACCGCCTGGCAGCGGAAGGCACTCGCCTCACCGCAGGCCGAACAGTCAAGGACGTACTGGCGCGAAGCGATGCGCGACGCCGAACTCGTCGACCTCCCCACCGACCACCTCCCCCGAGCAGGCGACCCCGCCCGCTACGCGGTGTACCGGTTCGGACTCGACCACGAGACCACCTCCGCGACGACCGCGTTCGCCACGGCCATGCGCAGCTCCCCCTTCATGGTGATGACCGCGGCCTTCAACGCCCTGCTGCACCAGGAGACGGGCACCGACGACCTGGTCTCGGCGATCATCACCTCGGGCCGGGTCGAACCCGACTACAACGAGACCGTCGGACCGTTCTTCAACATGCTGCCGCTACGCACCGAACTCGGCGACTGCCGCAACTTCATGGAACTGGTCCGCCGCACCCGGGAGGCCTGCCTCGCCGCGTACACCCACGAACTGCCCTTCGCGCAGATCGCCGCACAGGCACCGGCACTCACCAAGACATACGAAAGGCCGGGCACCGCCGTCTGGGCCTTCCAGGTGATGCAGTACCCGGGCGTGACGGAGGCCGAGCTGATCGGCGACGTGGAATACACCGCGATCCGCAAACGGCACAAGTCCTACCCGGTGACCTCCGACATCCCCAACGGCGTCCTGTGGGGACTGGACATCCCCCCGACAGGCGAGATCGCCGGCACGGCCCGGTTCAACACCAACGAGTACGACCAGGACACCGTCATCAGGATGGTCGAACAGTTCCGCCGCATACTCCGCGCCGGCGTCCAGGATCCCGCGTCCCCGCTGTCCGCGCTGTGACCCGGAACACCGGGCGCCCCCGCCAGGAACAGGAACGGAGAGTTCAGTGAGAACAGAGGACCAGTTCGACGTCGTGGTGATAGGCGGTGGTCCCGGCGGTTCGGCGACCGCCGGCCTGCTGGCCAAGCGGGGATACAGCGTGCTCGTCCTCGAGCGCGAGAAGTTCCCCCGCTACCACATCGGCGAGTCACTCATCACCGGGCTGATGCCCACACTCGAGGAGCTCGGTCTCCTGGAGCGCCTGGAGGCGATGGGATTCACCAAGAAATACGGCGGCACCCTGCTGTGGGGCAAGAACCAGGGCACCTGGGGATTCCGGTTCCAGGAGTCCGCCCTGTACGAGCACGCGTACCAGGTGCGCCGCGCCGACTTCGACGCGCTGCTCCTCGGCCGCGCCCGCGAACTCGGCGTGACCGTACTGGAGGAGGCCACGGTCAAGGCCCCGGTCTTCGACGGCGAACGGGTGACCGGCGTGACCTACACGGAGAAGGGCAGCAAGGAGGTCCGCACCGCACGGAGCAGGATGCTCATCGACGCGTCGGGCCAGAACCACCTGCTGGGCCGCGAGTTCGACCTGATCCGATACCACGACGACCTGCGGAACATCGCCACCTGGTCCTACTGGCAGGGCTGCAAACGCTACGGCGGCACCAAGGCCGGCGACATCGTGTCGGAGAACCGCCCCTCCGGCTGGTTCTGGTTCATCCCGCTGCACGACGGCACCGTCAGCGTCGGATACGTGACACCGATCGACGAGTACAAGGCATCCGGCAAGTCCCTCGAAGAGCTCTACGCCCAAGAACTGGCGAACACCGAGGAGATCAAGACCCTCATGGCCGGCGCACGGCGCGTCACCGGCTTCCGCAACATCAAGGACTGGTCCTACACCTGCGAGAGGTTCCACGGCCCCGGCTGGGCACTCGTCGGCGACGCCGCCGCCTTCATCGACCCGCTGCTGTCCACCGGCGTCACCCTGGCACTGCGCGGCTCACGCGCACTGGCGGAGGCGGTCGACGAGGCACTGACCGACCCGACGTCCGAGAAGGAGATCCTCGACTGGTACGAACACAGCTACCGGTCCTTCCTGGACTCCGTACTGGACTTCGTACGGTTCTTCTACGACCGCACCAAGAACAAGGAGGACTACTGGGACAAGGCGCAGGAGCAGATCGACCCCGACAAGCTGCGCCCCCGGGAAATAGACTTCGCACGGATGCTGTCGGGACTCACCGGCATCGACGACATCTTCGACAAGCGCAAGGCGGCCTGAGCACCACGGCACCCACCGGGCCGGCAGCAAGCAACCCACCGCTGCCGGCCCGTTCGCGTTCCCACGACCCGACCAGGACGCCCGCAGCCCCGGCCCGGACCAGGGCACCGGACACGGGGGAGGGACACCACCTCAGTCGATCCACGCACGCGGCGCGGGGCCACCGTGACCGACCGGCGGGAAGATCACCTCCAGCTCATGGAGCTCCTCGGGCGACAACTCCACCTCCAGCGCCCGAAGGGCGCCGTCGAGCTGCCCGACGGTGCGCGGCCCGATCACCGGGACCGGCGCACCCGGCCGCGAGAGCACCCAGGCCAGCCCGACCTCCGCGGGATCACGGCCCACCTCTGCGCAGAACCGCTCGTAACGCTCGACGGCAGCATGGTTCGCCGGCAGCGCCGACGCCGCACGCCCCTGCGCCGACTTGGCCGCCGTGCCCTCACGCGACTTGCGCAGTGCCCCGCTCAGCAGCCCGCCGTGCAACGGCGCCCACACCAGCACAGCGAGACCGTGCGCCCGCGCGGCGGGCAGGATCTCCAGCTCGGGCCCCCGGGTGAGGAGACTGTACGCGCACTGCTCGGAGACCAGTCCGACCAGGCCCCGCCCGCGGGCCGCGTGCTGGGCGTCGGCGATGTTCCACCCAGCGAAGTTCGACGAGCCGACATAGCGCACCTTGCCCTGGCGGACCAGCTGGTCCATGGCCTGCCACACCACCTCCCAGCAGACGTCCGGGTCGTACCGGTGCATCTGGTAGAGGTCGATCCTGTCGGTACCCAGACGACGCAGCGACGCCTCGCAGCCCTGGATGATGTGATGGGCCGACAACCCCCGGTCGTTCGGGCCGACGCCCATCCGCTCACCGACCTTGGTCGCGACGACGACGTCGTCACGACGGCGCGAGGACCCCCTCAGCCACCGCCCGATCAACTCCTCGGTGTACCCCCGGTGCACCCGCCACCCGTACATGTCGGCGGTGTCGACCAGGTTCATACCGTGCGCCAGCGCGCCGTCGAGGATCCGGTGCGCCTCGGACTCGTCGGTACGCCCCCCGAAGTTCACGGTGCCGACGGCCAGCCGCCCGACCCGCAGACCGGTCCGGCCGAACGGGATCTGCCGGTTCACGCGGCCGCCACCGCCCTCGCGGCCCGGTCCGGCCGCCTGCCCGGCACGACGAGGTGATGGCCGGCATGCCACTCGGCCCGAAACGTACTCATGCGGCCTCCCGCGGTGCTGGTCCGTCAATCCGCCAGTGTCGGACGGCCCGTCGCGGGGCCGCATCTCCCCAAGTGCACCGGACCGCACCGTCCGCACGCGGAAGGACGCGGGCGCGGGCGCGTGCGGACGGCCCGGAGGTCACGACGGCCGCGGGCTCACCCTTCGGTGCGCAAGGACCGCAACCCGAGGCCGCGGGAGCGATGAGTTCTGCGCCGAACCGCCGTCACAGCTGTACCAGGTACACCCATCCTTCACGTGAAGCGGAGCGATCACATGTCAGCGACTTCCCGGCCCGCGGCCCCCGCCGAGTCGACGGTCGTCTCCGGAGACGGCACCGTCATCGCGTTCGAGCAGTCCGGCAGCGGCCCCGCGGTGATCCTGGTGTCCTCGGCACTGGCCGACCGCTCCGACACCAGGAAACTCGCCGGCCTCCTCGCCCCGCATTTCACCGTCGTCAACTACGACCGCCGCGGCCGGGGCGCCAGCAGCGACAGCGCCCACTACACCGTGCGGCGCGAGATCGACGACATCGCGGCACTGATCGAGCACGTGGGCGGCTCCGCCTCGGTGTTCGCCAGCTCCTCCGGTGCGGTACTCGCCCTGCGCGCCGCCGCGGCGGGACTGCGCATCGAACGGCTCGCGCTCTACGAGCCGCCCTTCGCCGTCACCCCCGGCGACTTCGGACCGCCGAAGGGCTTCGCGGAGCACATCGACGCCCTGCTGGCCGAGGACCGGCGCGGTGAGGCGGTCACGGCCTTCATGACCAAGGCACAGGGCATGCCCGGGTTCATGGCCGGATCGATGCGGCTGATGCCCGGAGTGTGGTCGAACCTCAAGAAGATGGCCCCCACCCTGCCCTACGACATCGCGGTCATGGGCGACACCCAGCAGGGCCGCCCCCTCGCCGCCGAGGAGTGGTCGACCGCCACCGCACCGACCCTCGTCATGACCGGCTCGAAGAGCCCCGACGGCTTCACGAACGCGGCGCGTGCGGTCACCGAGGTACTGCCCGACGCCGTTCACCGCACACTCCAGGGCCTCAACCACGGAGCGGTGGTCATGACACCCAAGAAGATCGCGCCGAAGCTCATCGAGTTCCTCCGAGGCTGAGCCCCCCGGGGGCCGTTTCCGATCATGAACACCCCCGGCGGCCAATTCGGATCATGCCGTGCACCACATGGTGGATCAAGCCGGAGAACAGACCGGAGAGCAATCCGATCGAGCAATCGGACGGGTTTACCCGAAGAACTAGCCAAAGTCTCCCTGTCTATTCACCGGACGCTTACGGAAAAGCAGCCGAACGATAGGCTTCTGGCCGATTCATCGCCCATCTGTAGCCCGTCTGCACCGGAAGTGGATCGGTGCCCCCTGACTGGAGGGCCTCATGAAAAGCTCTGTCGACGGCGTCATGGGACTTCCGCCCCACTTCACTCGGCCCGTGCCCGTCACCATACTCGCACCTGCGGATTCCCCTCGTCTGAGCGGGATCGACGAAGCTCATGCACGGCAACTTGCCGAAGTTTACGCACTACTCCCGCCGATACTGGTGCACCGCCCCACCATGCGGGTGATCGACGGAATGCACAGAGTCAGAGCAGCGATCATTTCCGGGCTGGACGTCATCGACGCCCAGTTCTTCGACGGAGACGAGAACGAGGCGTTCATCCAGTCGGTCGCCCGGAACATCGCCCACGGCCTGCCCCTGTCACTCGCCGACCGCAAGGCGGCCGCCCGGCGCATCCTCGCCGCCTTCCCCGCCATGCCCGACCGGAGCGTCGCCCTTTACACCGGCCTCGACACCAAGACCGTGGCCGAGGCACGCCGGAGCGCGGCCCCCGACTCCCCGCCGCGAGCGGGTACCACCGGCGACGGCCAGGCGCGCCCGCCCCATCCCGCACCCGGCCACCGCGCACCCACCGGGGCCACGGCCCACCGGCCCGAGCCGCCGCCGGGAGCCGTCGCCCAGGAACCCGGGCTCTCGCCCGTCACCGTCCACGACGTGCGCCGTCACCGGGGCGAAGAGCCCGTACCCGCGAACCGCGCAGGCGCCTCCTTCCCGCAGGCGCCCGGCCTCCCGGACCCGGTGCCCACAAGGGGAAACACCCCCGGCACGGGCCGGCGCCCGGCCCGGCGCGTCCTCAGGCGCCCGGCGCGGCCCCAGGCGTCACGCAGCTCTCCGGACCTCCTGCGCAGCCTTGCCGCCGACCCCTCCCTGCGGAATTCGGAAGCGGGCCGAACATTTCTCCGCTGGCTCCACTCCCACTTCTTCACCGACGAGGCATGGAGAAGGCAGATCGAGGCCGTACCCCCACACTGCACGGACGCCGTGGCGGAAATCGCCCTGAAGTGCTCAGACATCTGGCTCAGGTTCGCCCAGGAACTCTCCGACCGTCGTAATTCCGTCCCGGCAGTCGCACGAAGATCCCATGACTGAAGTTTTCTGGAGCTTTTGAAGGAGTATTCATGAGTACTATCTCCGTCGAGCACGCCGTCCGCCTCGTCATCGACGAGATGCATCTCCACCTCGGTCAGGATCTGACCCTCGACGACATGGCACGTACCGCGATGTTCAGCAAGTTCCACTTCACCCGGGTGTTCCGGGAAGTCACCGGAACCTCTCCGAGGCGGTTCCTGTCCGCACTCCGGATACAGGAGGCCAAATACCTCCTCGTCAATACCGAGAAGAGTGTGGCCGATATCAGCAGTCAGGTCGGATACAGCAGCGTCGGCACATTCAGCTCACGCTTCAAATCATGTGTCGGTGTGTCGCCCAGCAGGTTCCGGGAACTCGGCGGGAACGGCACGGACCTGAGTACGGACGCGCCCCTCGCCGCCGGCACGGGCCACCCCGTCTCCCTGCGGGGCCGGATCGTCCTTCCCGGGGACCGGGCCCTGGGCCAGGTCTTCGTCGGGCTCTTCGCCGGCTCCATACCCCAGGGCCGCCCCGTGTGCCACACCCTCATGGACGGGCCCGGCCCCTTCGAACTCCAGGGCGTGCCCCCGGGAACCTGGTACGTGCTGGCACATTCCGTCCCCTACGGCACACAGGCCCCGGCCGGCTGCGTCCGCGGAGGCCCGGACGTCCTGTCCGTCGGACGGTACGGGCCGGTCAGCGTCCACCCCGGTGTGCTGGTGATGCCCGCCGACATCGTCCTGCACCCGGTCGGTCCCCTGGACCCGCCGGTGCTGATCGCCCTGCCCGGCAGCGGAACCGGCGCCGGTGTGCCGGTGGCGGCCTGAGACACACCGCCACCAGGAACGCGCCGCGCACCCGCACGGAAGAACTACGCGGCAATTCCGAAGATGCCCCTGCTACGGCCCGCGGCGGACGATCGGACGCCTGTAGGTCGACCGGTCAGCGTGAGGAGCCATCCGTGAGCGACGGTACAACGCTCTGTCAGACGTGCAAAGACGTCGCGGTCAGTGAGTTCTTGCC from Streptomyces sp. NBC_01754 includes:
- a CDS encoding alpha/beta fold hydrolase, which codes for MSATSRPAAPAESTVVSGDGTVIAFEQSGSGPAVILVSSALADRSDTRKLAGLLAPHFTVVNYDRRGRGASSDSAHYTVRREIDDIAALIEHVGGSASVFASSSGAVLALRAAAAGLRIERLALYEPPFAVTPGDFGPPKGFAEHIDALLAEDRRGEAVTAFMTKAQGMPGFMAGSMRLMPGVWSNLKKMAPTLPYDIAVMGDTQQGRPLAAEEWSTATAPTLVMTGSKSPDGFTNAARAVTEVLPDAVHRTLQGLNHGAVVMTPKKIAPKLIEFLRG
- the hppD gene encoding 4-hydroxyphenylpyruvate dioxygenase, producing the protein MPTSDPCVFDDLRLDHIRFHVRSIDTTLNWLTGGYGLTVRALPVPGTDPGGETGARSVEVGANDISLVLTEPVTEDHPAAHYVARHGDGVADIALRVPDAAAAHAAAVARGARSVTAPTRTGELVTASVGGFGDLVHTFVERPDGAPGPAAPGMRPAPQDVDTMTSRLRSIDHFAVCVAPGDIDDTVAFYQNVFDFELTFSEKLQIGAQAMTTKVVESRSGDVTLTLIEPDITQEPGHINEFLDQHGCAGVQHIAFATDDIVTTVAELRRRGVAFMNTPDTYYRTLMDRVVPTRYTVDELHTEEILVDEDHGGQLYQIFAKSVHPRNTVFLELIERMGAQTFGSGNITALYEAAERQRGATGPESKAA
- a CDS encoding aldo/keto reductase, whose amino-acid sequence is MNRQIPFGRTGLRVGRLAVGTVNFGGRTDESEAHRILDGALAHGMNLVDTADMYGWRVHRGYTEELIGRWLRGSSRRRDDVVVATKVGERMGVGPNDRGLSAHHIIQGCEASLRRLGTDRIDLYQMHRYDPDVCWEVVWQAMDQLVRQGKVRYVGSSNFAGWNIADAQHAARGRGLVGLVSEQCAYSLLTRGPELEILPAARAHGLAVLVWAPLHGGLLSGALRKSREGTAAKSAQGRAASALPANHAAVERYERFCAEVGRDPAEVGLAWVLSRPGAPVPVIGPRTVGQLDGALRALEVELSPEELHELEVIFPPVGHGGPAPRAWID
- a CDS encoding NAD(P)/FAD-dependent oxidoreductase; the protein is MRTEDQFDVVVIGGGPGGSATAGLLAKRGYSVLVLEREKFPRYHIGESLITGLMPTLEELGLLERLEAMGFTKKYGGTLLWGKNQGTWGFRFQESALYEHAYQVRRADFDALLLGRARELGVTVLEEATVKAPVFDGERVTGVTYTEKGSKEVRTARSRMLIDASGQNHLLGREFDLIRYHDDLRNIATWSYWQGCKRYGGTKAGDIVSENRPSGWFWFIPLHDGTVSVGYVTPIDEYKASGKSLEELYAQELANTEEIKTLMAGARRVTGFRNIKDWSYTCERFHGPGWALVGDAAAFIDPLLSTGVTLALRGSRALAEAVDEALTDPTSEKEILDWYEHSYRSFLDSVLDFVRFFYDRTKNKEDYWDKAQEQIDPDKLRPREIDFARMLSGLTGIDDIFDKRKAA
- a CDS encoding condensation domain-containing protein, whose translation is MDLPGDRAPLSTNLDMLRMFDKGEHDGSFGPRHLVILAWRLLGELDLALFQDAIDDVVARHEMLRTQIVRDDGEPYQKVFPPSSPELVVIDLPPDETRPREEQADDFVNEIEATTMSVAQLPHLRVVLGRIDERDAVCVLVTHHVASDGVSLQVIIRDLATFYATRKGFPVEPPTPARQYREFTAWQRKALASPQAEQSRTYWREAMRDAELVDLPTDHLPRAGDPARYAVYRFGLDHETTSATTAFATAMRSSPFMVMTAAFNALLHQETGTDDLVSAIITSGRVEPDYNETVGPFFNMLPLRTELGDCRNFMELVRRTREACLAAYTHELPFAQIAAQAPALTKTYERPGTAVWAFQVMQYPGVTEAELIGDVEYTAIRKRHKSYPVTSDIPNGVLWGLDIPPTGEIAGTARFNTNEYDQDTVIRMVEQFRRILRAGVQDPASPLSAL
- a CDS encoding helix-turn-helix transcriptional regulator, with the translated sequence MSTISVEHAVRLVIDEMHLHLGQDLTLDDMARTAMFSKFHFTRVFREVTGTSPRRFLSALRIQEAKYLLVNTEKSVADISSQVGYSSVGTFSSRFKSCVGVSPSRFRELGGNGTDLSTDAPLAAGTGHPVSLRGRIVLPGDRALGQVFVGLFAGSIPQGRPVCHTLMDGPGPFELQGVPPGTWYVLAHSVPYGTQAPAGCVRGGPDVLSVGRYGPVSVHPGVLVMPADIVLHPVGPLDPPVLIALPGSGTGAGVPVAA
- a CDS encoding ParB/RepB/Spo0J family partition protein, with the translated sequence MHRVRAAIISGLDVIDAQFFDGDENEAFIQSVARNIAHGLPLSLADRKAAARRILAAFPAMPDRSVALYTGLDTKTVAEARRSAAPDSPPRAGTTGDGQARPPHPAPGHRAPTGATAHRPEPPPGAVAQEPGLSPVTVHDVRRHRGEEPVPANRAGASFPQAPGLPDPVPTRGNTPGTGRRPARRVLRRPARPQASRSSPDLLRSLAADPSLRNSEAGRTFLRWLHSHFFTDEAWRRQIEAVPPHCTDAVAEIALKCSDIWLRFAQELSDRRNSVPAVARRSHD
- a CDS encoding MbtH family protein; translated protein: MSQTMADQATNPFDDEDGNYTVLVNAAGEHSLWPAGIPVPGGWRVIHGTARRAACLEYVNEAWQHLGARA